One Pseudomonas abieticivorans genomic region harbors:
- a CDS encoding c-type cytochrome encodes MTKIIVSLLLTLGLAGAAHAAGDAAAGQAKAAVCGACHGPDGNSMAPNFPKLAGQGERYLDKQLHDIKSGKRQVLEMTGLLTNLSDQDLDDLAAYFASQKGSVGAADPNLVAKGEALFRGGKLDQGMPACTGCHSPNGAGNAAAGFPHLSGQHAQYVAKQLTDFREGNRTNDGDTMVMRSIAAKLSNKDMEAIASYVQGLH; translated from the coding sequence ATGACTAAAATAATAGTGAGTCTGCTGTTGACACTGGGCCTGGCTGGAGCGGCCCACGCGGCCGGGGATGCCGCTGCCGGGCAAGCCAAGGCCGCTGTCTGTGGTGCCTGCCACGGGCCCGATGGCAATAGCATGGCGCCCAATTTTCCCAAGCTGGCTGGCCAGGGTGAACGCTACCTGGACAAACAGCTTCACGACATCAAGTCGGGCAAGCGCCAAGTGCTGGAAATGACTGGCCTTTTGACCAACCTCAGTGATCAGGATCTGGATGATCTTGCCGCCTACTTCGCCAGCCAAAAAGGCAGCGTGGGCGCCGCCGACCCCAACCTGGTAGCCAAGGGCGAAGCGCTGTTTCGCGGTGGCAAGCTCGACCAGGGCATGCCGGCCTGCACCGGTTGCCATTCGCCCAATGGCGCGGGCAACGCTGCTGCCGGCTTCCCGCACCTCAGTGGCCAGCACGCGCAGTACGTTGCCAAGCAACTGACGGACTTTCGCGAAGGCAACCGTACCAACGACGGCGACACCATGGTGATGCGCAGCATTGCTGCCAAATTGAGCAATAAAGACATGGAAGCCATTGCCTCCTACGTGCAGGGGCTGCACTGA
- a CDS encoding N-acetylmuramoyl-L-alanine amidase, with product MKLLTSALLLLLLAGCSTGLQIDRSHPSVNHDNRVQFVVMHYTSASEQRSLALLTHGEVSAHYLVGVNPPTVYQLVDENLRAWHAGESEWEGRTWLNSSSIGIEIVNPGFSDTPTGRVWYPYTEGQIEAVEALLADIVKRNHIEPRHVIGHSDIAPLRKQDPGPMFPWKRLAAKGFGIWPDERAVAQQKARFDVNLPSITWFQQELARFGYSGTPQTGELDVATRHALAAFQMHFRPSRFDGEPDAQTAAILQVLNTMK from the coding sequence ATGAAACTGCTTACCAGTGCCTTGCTGCTGTTGCTGTTGGCGGGCTGCTCGACCGGCCTGCAAATCGACCGCAGCCACCCTTCGGTGAACCACGACAACCGCGTCCAGTTCGTGGTGATGCACTATACCTCTGCGTCCGAACAACGCTCCTTGGCCTTGCTGACCCATGGCGAGGTCAGCGCCCATTACCTGGTTGGGGTAAACCCGCCCACGGTGTACCAACTGGTGGATGAAAACTTGCGCGCCTGGCATGCCGGCGAAAGTGAGTGGGAGGGCCGCACCTGGCTGAACTCCAGCTCCATCGGCATCGAAATCGTCAACCCGGGTTTCAGTGACACTCCCACGGGCCGTGTGTGGTATCCGTATACCGAAGGGCAGATAGAGGCTGTCGAGGCGTTGCTCGCCGATATCGTCAAGCGCAACCACATCGAGCCGCGTCATGTGATCGGCCACAGTGACATCGCGCCGCTGCGCAAGCAGGACCCAGGCCCGATGTTCCCGTGGAAGCGGTTGGCGGCAAAAGGCTTCGGCATCTGGCCGGATGAGCGTGCGGTGGCCCAGCAAAAGGCTCGTTTTGACGTGAACCTGCCGAGTATTACCTGGTTTCAACAGGAACTGGCCCGTTTTGGCTATAGCGGCACCCCGCAGACCGGCGAGCTGGACGTTGCGACTCGCCATGCGCTGGCGGCTTTCCAGATGCACTTTCGCCCAAGCCGTTTCGATGGCGAGCCCGATGCGCAAACAGCGGCGATCCTGCAGGTACTGAACACGATGAAGTGA
- a CDS encoding thiol:disulfide interchange protein DsbA/DsbL, with protein sequence MRNLILGVALVAASLFGITAQAADVPLEAGKQYVELSSAVPVSEPGKIEVVELFWYGCPHCYAFEPTINPWIEKLPSDVHFVRIPAMFGGIWDVHGQMFVTLEAMGVEHKVHTAVFDAIHKEHKMFKTPEEMADFLVTQGVDKNKFLETYNSFAVAGMVKKDKALAQAYQVSGVPTMIVNGKYRFDLGTSGGPEQTLQVADQLIAKERAAMKSASK encoded by the coding sequence ATGCGTAATCTGATTCTCGGCGTCGCCCTGGTCGCTGCCAGCCTGTTTGGCATCACCGCCCAGGCCGCCGACGTGCCGCTGGAAGCTGGCAAGCAATATGTCGAGCTGTCGAGCGCCGTGCCGGTTTCCGAGCCGGGCAAGATCGAAGTGGTCGAGTTGTTCTGGTATGGCTGCCCGCACTGCTACGCCTTTGAACCGACCATCAACCCGTGGATCGAGAAACTGCCATCCGACGTGCACTTCGTGCGTATCCCGGCCATGTTCGGCGGCATCTGGGACGTACACGGGCAAATGTTCGTGACCCTGGAAGCCATGGGTGTGGAGCACAAGGTCCACACCGCCGTGTTCGACGCTATCCACAAAGAACACAAGATGTTCAAGACCCCTGAAGAGATGGCGGACTTCCTCGTCACCCAGGGCGTGGACAAGAACAAGTTCCTGGAAACCTACAACTCCTTCGCCGTGGCCGGCATGGTCAAGAAGGACAAGGCGCTGGCCCAGGCTTACCAGGTATCAGGCGTACCGACCATGATCGTCAACGGCAAATACCGTTTCGACCTGGGCACCTCCGGTGGTCCAGAGCAGACGCTGCAAGTGGCTGACCAGTTGATCGCCAAGGAACGCGCTGCCATGAAGAGCGCGTCCAAGTAA
- the yihA gene encoding ribosome biogenesis GTP-binding protein YihA/YsxC translates to MQVKNPILGLCQQATFALSAAKVDQCPDDLGFEVAFAGRSNAGKSSALNTLTHASLARTSKTPGRTQLLNFFTLDDDRRLVDLPGYGYAKVPIPLKQHWQRHLEAYLGSRESLKGLILMMDIRHPMTDFDQLMLDWSIASKMPMHILLTKADKLTYGAAKNTLLKVQSEIRKGWGDAVSIQLFSAPKRMGLEDAYAVLARWMELPDKVEE, encoded by the coding sequence ATGCAAGTCAAAAACCCCATCCTCGGTCTGTGCCAACAGGCTACCTTCGCGCTCAGTGCCGCCAAAGTCGATCAGTGCCCTGACGACCTGGGCTTTGAAGTGGCCTTCGCCGGCCGCTCCAACGCCGGCAAATCCAGCGCCCTGAACACCCTGACCCACGCCAGCCTGGCCCGCACCTCGAAAACCCCGGGGCGTACCCAACTGCTGAACTTCTTTACCCTGGACGACGACCGCCGCCTGGTCGACCTGCCAGGTTACGGCTATGCCAAGGTGCCGATCCCGCTCAAGCAGCACTGGCAGCGCCACCTGGAAGCCTACCTGGGCAGCCGTGAAAGCCTGAAGGGCCTGATTTTGATGATGGACATCCGTCATCCAATGACCGACTTCGACCAACTGATGCTGGACTGGTCGATCGCCAGCAAGATGCCCATGCATATCCTGCTGACCAAGGCCGACAAGCTGACCTACGGCGCGGCCAAGAACACCTTGCTCAAGGTGCAGTCGGAAATCCGCAAGGGCTGGGGTGATGCCGTGAGCATCCAGTTGTTCTCCGCGCCCAAGCGCATGGGCCTGGAAGACGCCTATGCTGTATTGGCACGCTGGATGGAACTGCCGGACAAGGTCGAGGAATAA
- a CDS encoding GGDEF domain-containing protein, which produces MTDEAQRWKEKYLKSIEQQDKLERRWNARLDLLRRGLVRSTLAAEGSDKAVDLCMKEMREIVRTDDMDAGLAGLIPRLEKAVLDSEQRRETRVGQISTALTALAAQLQTLPLHKDVSRPLKKFAKQVEDRASQSREIPLLLSELSNLQGQALAQLEPSEGEDRPGLFQRLFGHREVAAEPAAMTDADGNLPPMVQASPELEVAAELPAASAPVLVVAPAELLPTPAVEPLQEPAQEPAPIITLTPEGPAVIEAAQTPAPPATPEPHAEPVEPQAAPQATATPVFLDSLPLPSVMAEAIAAMDPQASDEELHYALPDSPEPSYSSVAAHIEDTLLGLLDDLTLPERHRPQAEAMQARLKHGLNWYELLPILDDLATLMLAINDSGQHDFEVYLKQLNERLDSFQSHLQAASEGHADSRLAARDMDSQLREHVDDLQSSVQQATDVDSLKHILDNRLEGLLGTMDTHQRERDAREQEIATRLQGLAERVASMEQEAQGYREHLEEQRQKALIDPLTGLPNRAAWSERLDQEVERWQQGGGDLLLAMLDLDHFKRINDSYGHLAGDKVLKIIANELRKRLRPGDFIARFGGEEFVMMIPATQLPDGVRLADLMRAAIEACPFHFKGQRVTITVSIGIAAFRAGERSEWVLKRADEALYRAKSSGRNRIEPG; this is translated from the coding sequence ATGACCGACGAAGCTCAGCGCTGGAAAGAAAAATACCTCAAGAGCATCGAGCAGCAAGACAAGCTCGAACGGCGCTGGAACGCCCGTCTCGACCTGTTACGTCGCGGTCTGGTGCGCAGCACTCTGGCTGCCGAAGGCAGTGACAAGGCTGTCGACCTGTGCATGAAGGAAATGCGCGAGATCGTGCGCACCGATGACATGGACGCCGGGCTTGCCGGCTTGATCCCGCGCCTGGAAAAGGCCGTGCTCGATTCCGAGCAGCGTCGCGAGACCCGCGTCGGTCAGATCAGCACGGCATTGACCGCGCTGGCGGCGCAGTTGCAAACCCTGCCCTTGCACAAGGACGTGAGCCGGCCGCTGAAGAAGTTCGCCAAGCAGGTCGAGGACCGTGCCAGCCAAAGCCGCGAGATCCCTTTGCTGCTCAGTGAGCTCAGCAATCTGCAGGGGCAGGCGCTGGCGCAACTGGAACCCAGCGAGGGCGAGGACCGCCCAGGGTTGTTCCAGCGCCTGTTTGGCCACCGCGAGGTTGCTGCCGAGCCGGCGGCGATGACGGATGCAGACGGCAACTTGCCGCCCATGGTGCAGGCTTCGCCTGAGCTTGAGGTGGCCGCCGAGTTGCCCGCTGCCAGCGCCCCGGTGCTGGTGGTCGCTCCCGCCGAGTTGCTGCCGACGCCTGCGGTTGAGCCACTGCAGGAGCCTGCACAGGAACCGGCCCCCATTATCACGCTGACGCCTGAGGGGCCGGCGGTGATAGAGGCGGCGCAAACGCCAGCACCGCCGGCAACGCCCGAGCCACACGCCGAGCCCGTCGAGCCCCAAGCCGCGCCCCAGGCGACCGCTACCCCGGTATTTCTCGACAGCCTGCCGCTGCCAAGCGTGATGGCCGAGGCGATTGCCGCCATGGACCCGCAAGCTTCGGACGAGGAGCTGCACTACGCCCTGCCCGATTCCCCGGAGCCTTCCTACAGCTCGGTCGCCGCGCATATCGAAGACACCCTGCTCGGGTTGCTCGATGACCTGACCCTGCCCGAGCGCCACCGGCCCCAGGCCGAGGCCATGCAGGCGCGGCTCAAGCACGGTTTGAACTGGTACGAGTTGCTGCCGATCCTCGATGACCTGGCAACTCTGATGCTGGCGATCAACGACAGCGGCCAGCATGATTTCGAGGTTTACCTCAAGCAGCTCAACGAGCGACTCGACTCTTTTCAGAGTCACCTGCAAGCGGCCAGCGAGGGTCACGCTGATAGCCGCCTGGCGGCCCGCGACATGGACAGCCAGTTGCGCGAACACGTCGATGACCTGCAAAGCAGCGTGCAGCAGGCCACCGACGTCGACAGCCTCAAGCACATCCTGGATAACCGCCTGGAGGGCCTGCTGGGTACCATGGACACCCACCAGCGCGAGCGCGATGCCCGCGAGCAAGAGATTGCCACGCGCCTGCAAGGCTTGGCCGAACGGGTGGCAAGCATGGAGCAGGAAGCCCAAGGTTACCGTGAACACCTCGAGGAGCAGCGCCAGAAGGCCCTGATCGACCCGCTGACCGGCCTGCCCAACCGCGCTGCCTGGTCCGAGCGGCTGGACCAGGAGGTAGAGCGCTGGCAACAGGGCGGTGGCGACTTGCTGCTGGCCATGCTCGACCTGGATCATTTCAAGCGCATCAACGACAGTTATGGTCACCTGGCCGGCGACAAGGTGCTGAAGATCATCGCTAACGAATTGCGCAAGCGCCTGCGCCCTGGCGACTTCATTGCGCGCTTTGGCGGCGAGGAGTTCGTCATGATGATCCCCGCCACCCAACTACCAGACGGCGTGCGCCTGGCTGACCTGATGCGCGCTGCCATCGAGGCCTGTCCCTTCCACTTCAAGGGCCAGCGCGTCACCATCACCGTATCGATCGGGATCGCCGCGTTTCGCGCCGGTGAACGCAGTGAATGGGTGCTCAAACGTGCCGACGAGGCGTTGTACCGGGCCAAGAGCAGCGGCCGTAACCGCATCGAACCCGGCTGA
- a CDS encoding endonuclease/exonuclease/phosphatase family protein — protein sequence MPRWRTERGVGLPDAQVNEHHLLASGLPEDGRLRLLSFNIQVGNSTERFRHYLTRSWQHVLPHVGRANNLQKIGALLGDFDLVALQEVDGGSLRSGYVNQVEYLAQLGAFPYWYQQLNRNLGKLAQHSNGVLSRLRPASLEDHPLPGPAGRGAILARFGEGPDALVVVMMHLALGAKVRTRQLAYIRELIGGYRHQVLMGDMNTHANDLLLSSPLRDLGLLAPQIEATFPSWRPKRCLDHILLSPTLTLERVQVLAQPISDHLPVAVEIRLPDSLRADAFPVLSPPPRRPLA from the coding sequence GTGCCTCGCTGGAGAACTGAACGTGGGGTTGGCCTGCCGGATGCGCAGGTCAACGAACACCATCTATTGGCCAGCGGCCTTCCCGAAGACGGCCGCCTGCGTCTGCTCAGCTTCAATATCCAGGTCGGCAACAGCACCGAGCGCTTTCGTCACTACCTGACCCGCAGTTGGCAGCACGTGCTGCCCCATGTGGGCCGCGCCAACAACCTGCAAAAGATCGGCGCCCTGCTCGGTGACTTCGACCTGGTAGCGCTGCAGGAAGTGGACGGCGGCAGCCTGCGCTCGGGCTACGTCAATCAAGTCGAGTACCTGGCCCAGCTCGGGGCTTTCCCCTACTGGTACCAGCAGCTCAACCGCAACCTTGGCAAGCTGGCCCAGCACAGCAATGGCGTGCTCAGCCGCCTGCGCCCCGCGAGCCTTGAAGACCACCCCCTGCCCGGCCCGGCTGGCCGTGGCGCTATCCTGGCGCGCTTCGGCGAAGGGCCAGACGCCCTGGTGGTGGTCATGATGCACTTGGCGCTGGGTGCCAAGGTGCGTACCCGGCAATTGGCCTACATTCGTGAGTTGATCGGCGGCTACCGCCATCAGGTCCTGATGGGCGACATGAACACCCACGCCAATGACCTGCTGCTGAGCTCGCCCCTGCGTGACCTGGGCCTGCTGGCACCGCAGATCGAGGCGACGTTCCCCAGCTGGCGACCAAAGCGTTGCCTTGATCACATACTCCTGAGCCCTACCCTGACCCTTGAACGGGTGCAGGTGCTGGCCCAACCGATTTCCGATCATCTGCCCGTCGCGGTAGAGATCCGCTTGCCCGACTCCTTGAGGGCTGACGCATTTCCCGTGCTGAGCCCGCCACCACGCAGACCCCTTGCATGA